The following proteins are co-located in the Pedosphaera parvula Ellin514 genome:
- a CDS encoding VOC family protein gives MSVQVYGCNHVAIEVDDVEKAVAFYQDVFNLQKLDEGEGDAFFKLGEHQFLAIFEVGEMKPDRVRHFGIMVRNEKQLAEVREKITKKYGLKLNPGFRCDFHDPFGNRIQVVDLHDESLVWLLPYQEVQKAGIRFSD, from the coding sequence ATGAGCGTTCAAGTTTACGGATGTAACCATGTCGCCATCGAAGTGGACGACGTGGAAAAGGCGGTGGCGTTTTACCAGGACGTATTTAATCTCCAAAAACTCGACGAGGGCGAAGGCGATGCATTTTTCAAGCTCGGCGAGCATCAGTTCCTCGCCATCTTCGAAGTCGGGGAGATGAAGCCGGACCGCGTGAGACATTTTGGAATCATGGTGCGCAATGAGAAGCAGCTTGCCGAAGTGCGGGAGAAGATCACCAAAAAATACGGACTGAAATTGAATCCAGGTTTCCGCTGCGACTTTCACGATCCGTTCGGCAATCGAATTCAAGTCGTGGACCTCCACGACGAATCACTGGTCTGGCTCCTGCCATATCAGGAAGTGCAAAAGGCTGGAATCAGGTTTTCGGATTAA
- a CDS encoding DUF4337 domain-containing protein, whose protein sequence is MEEPEVPTEHLHEEMHHEAEHSGRRWILGVALSSALLASLAAVASLSAGHYANEAMISQIESANQWSYFQSKSIKEAQLNSKMEILAALGKPTSDGDKTKVGEYKADKESIQTKAEALEKEAKHFLRTHQFLARSVTMFQVAIAIGAISVLTKKRKFWWVSLGFGVVGLCFLAQSWLAIYSH, encoded by the coding sequence ATGGAAGAACCGGAAGTCCCAACCGAACATTTGCACGAAGAGATGCATCATGAAGCCGAGCACAGCGGCAGACGCTGGATACTCGGCGTCGCCCTCAGTTCTGCCCTGCTCGCCAGCCTGGCCGCCGTGGCTTCCCTGAGCGCGGGCCATTACGCCAACGAAGCCATGATTTCCCAGATCGAATCCGCCAACCAATGGAGCTACTTCCAATCCAAGAGCATCAAGGAAGCGCAACTCAACAGCAAAATGGAAATCCTCGCCGCCCTCGGCAAACCCACCTCAGACGGCGACAAAACCAAGGTGGGCGAATACAAGGCCGACAAGGAATCCATCCAGACAAAAGCCGAAGCCCTCGAGAAGGAAGCCAAACATTTTCTTAGAACCCATCAATTCCTCGCCCGCAGCGTCACCATGTTCCAGGTCGCCATCGCCATCGGCGCCATCTCCGTCCTCACCAAAAAACGCAAATTCTGGTGGGTCAGCCTCGGCTTCGGCGTCGTGGGAC